In one Pseudomonas sp. Bout1 genomic region, the following are encoded:
- a CDS encoding dipeptidase: MSPAELHADSIVIDGLIIAKWNRDLFEDMRKGGLTAANCTVSVWEGFQATINNIVASQTLIRENSDLVIPVKTTADIRKAKEQGKTGIIFGFQNAHAFEDQLGYVEIFKQLGVGVVQMCYNTQNLVGTGCYERDGGLSGFGREIVAEMNRVGIMCDLSHVGSKTSEEVILESKKPVCYSHCLPSGLKEHPRNKSDEELKFIADHGGFVGVTMFAPFLAKGIDSTIDDYAEAIEYTMNIVGEDAIGIGTDFTQGHGQDFFEMLTHDKGYARRLTSFGKIINPLGIRTVGEFPNLTETLLKRGHPERVVRKIMGENWVNVLKDVWGE; the protein is encoded by the coding sequence ATGAGCCCAGCCGAATTGCACGCCGACAGCATCGTTATCGACGGGCTGATCATTGCCAAGTGGAACCGCGACCTGTTCGAAGACATGCGCAAGGGTGGCCTCACCGCTGCCAACTGCACCGTGTCGGTATGGGAAGGGTTCCAGGCCACCATTAACAACATCGTGGCCAGCCAGACCCTGATCCGCGAGAACAGCGACCTGGTGATCCCGGTGAAAACCACCGCCGATATCCGCAAAGCCAAGGAACAGGGCAAGACCGGCATCATCTTCGGCTTCCAGAACGCCCATGCGTTTGAAGACCAGCTTGGCTATGTCGAGATCTTCAAGCAGCTCGGGGTGGGCGTGGTGCAGATGTGCTACAACACCCAGAACCTGGTGGGCACCGGTTGCTACGAACGTGATGGCGGCCTGTCGGGCTTCGGTCGCGAGATCGTCGCCGAGATGAACCGCGTCGGCATCATGTGCGACCTGTCCCACGTGGGTTCCAAGACCTCAGAAGAAGTCATCCTGGAATCGAAAAAACCGGTGTGCTACTCCCACTGTCTGCCGTCGGGCCTTAAAGAACACCCGCGCAACAAGTCCGATGAAGAACTGAAGTTCATCGCCGACCACGGCGGCTTTGTCGGCGTGACCATGTTCGCGCCGTTCCTGGCCAAGGGCATCGACTCCACCATCGATGACTACGCCGAAGCTATCGAATACACCATGAACATCGTCGGCGAAGACGCCATCGGCATCGGCACCGACTTTACCCAGGGCCATGGCCAGGATTTCTTTGAAATGCTGACCCACGACAAGGGCTACGCCCGCCGCCTGACCAGCTTCGGCAAGATCATCAACCCGCTGGGCATCCGCACCGTGGGCGAGTTCCCCAACCTCACCGAGACCCTGCTCAAGCGCGGCCATCCTGAGCGCGTGGTGCGCAAGATCATGGGCGAGAACTGGGTCAACGTCCTGAAGGACGTCTGGGGCGAATAA
- a CDS encoding lysozyme inhibitor LprI family protein: MKSIFLALALIATGVHAAEDTDNTPCDGIENDKQTLECASYNKTTAEQLLKDNYQGLLERMGSTYGSNKTQLADITARLKDAQQKWEKLRDADCAVDTFPAVAGSKEYAIQQNDCLARMSDERSEFLESIGQE, from the coding sequence ATGAAATCGATTTTCCTGGCTTTGGCACTCATCGCAACCGGCGTGCACGCGGCTGAAGACACCGACAACACGCCTTGCGATGGCATCGAGAACGACAAGCAAACCCTGGAATGCGCCAGCTACAACAAAACCACCGCCGAGCAACTGCTCAAGGATAACTACCAGGGGCTGCTGGAACGCATGGGTTCGACCTATGGCAGCAACAAGACGCAGCTGGCAGACATTACCGCTCGTCTGAAGGATGCCCAGCAGAAGTGGGAAAAGCTGCGGGACGCCGATTGCGCCGTGGATACCTTCCCGGCAGTGGCGGGAAGCAAGGAATATGCGATCCAGCAAAACGACTGCCTGGCGCGAATGAGTGATGAACGGTCGGAGTTTTTAGAGTCGATTGGGCAGGAATAA
- a CDS encoding DUF3010 family protein, whose translation MTICGIEIKGSEAIIAVASLDAQALGHVALATKKISLEDDDEAANVKAFAAQVSAFVRENSITHVAIKKRSKKGEFAGGPTTFKIEGVFQLLEGVEVTLLSPQTINAQNKKHDFALPATLNKYQHEAYKAACSALLKK comes from the coding sequence ATGACTATCTGCGGCATCGAAATCAAAGGCAGTGAAGCCATTATTGCTGTCGCCTCGCTCGACGCTCAAGCATTGGGCCACGTCGCTCTGGCCACCAAGAAAATCTCCCTTGAAGACGATGATGAGGCGGCCAACGTCAAGGCCTTCGCCGCTCAGGTCAGCGCGTTCGTGCGTGAAAACTCCATCACTCACGTCGCCATCAAGAAGCGCAGCAAGAAAGGCGAATTCGCCGGTGGCCCGACTACGTTCAAGATTGAAGGTGTGTTTCAGTTGCTGGAGGGTGTTGAAGTGACGCTGCTGTCGCCGCAGACCATCAATGCGCAGAACAAGAAACACGACTTTGCGTTGCCTGCGACGCTGAACAAGTATCAGCATGAGGCTTACAAGGCCGCGTGTTCAGCCCTGCTGAAGAAATAA
- a CDS encoding GlxA family transcriptional regulator produces the protein MSQDFYFLLMPGFSAIGFISAIEPLRVANRFRGELYRWHVLSADGGAVLASNGMSVNADAALEPLKKGATLLVIAGFEPLKFATPTLEHWLRRLDHDGVTLGAIDTGACVLAEAGLLDGHRLTLHWEAIDAFKESYPQLTVTQELFEIDRRRITSAGGTASIDLMLDLISQAHGPELAIQVSEQFVLGRIRPRKDHQRMQIATRYGINNKKLVQVIGEMEQHTEPPLSTLALAEAIRVTRRQLERLFRLHLNDTPSNFYLGLRLEKARQLLRQSDLSVLEVSIACGFESPSYFTRSYRARFAKCPREDRRREAV, from the coding sequence ATGTCCCAGGATTTCTACTTTCTGCTGATGCCGGGCTTCTCCGCCATCGGCTTTATCTCGGCGATCGAACCGCTGCGGGTTGCCAATCGCTTTCGTGGCGAGTTGTATCGCTGGCACGTGTTGAGTGCCGACGGCGGCGCGGTACTGGCGAGCAACGGCATGTCGGTCAACGCCGACGCGGCGCTGGAGCCATTGAAGAAGGGCGCGACCTTATTGGTGATAGCCGGCTTCGAACCGCTGAAGTTCGCAACGCCCACACTCGAACACTGGCTGCGCCGCCTCGACCATGACGGCGTGACCCTGGGCGCCATCGATACCGGCGCTTGCGTGCTCGCCGAAGCAGGCCTGCTCGACGGCCACCGCCTGACCTTGCACTGGGAAGCCATCGACGCCTTCAAGGAATCTTATCCACAGCTGACGGTGACTCAAGAGCTGTTCGAGATCGACCGCCGGCGCATCACCTCGGCGGGCGGCACCGCGTCCATCGACCTGATGCTCGACCTGATCAGCCAGGCCCACGGGCCGGAGTTGGCGATTCAGGTGTCCGAACAGTTTGTGCTCGGCCGCATCCGCCCGCGCAAAGACCACCAGCGCATGCAGATCGCCACACGCTACGGCATCAACAACAAAAAGTTGGTGCAGGTGATTGGCGAGATGGAACAGCACACCGAACCGCCGTTGAGCACGCTGGCGCTGGCGGAGGCGATCAGGGTCACGCGGCGGCAGTTGGAGCGCTTGTTTCGGCTGCACCTGAACGATACACCGAGCAATTTCTACCTGGGCTTGCGTCTGGAGAAAGCCCGGCAGTTACTGCGCCAGAGTGATTTGAGCGTGCTGGAGGTGAGTATCGCGTGCGGGTTTGAGTCGCCGTCGTATTTCACCCGCAGTTACCGGGCAAGGTTCGCCAAGTGCCCAAGGGAAGATCGGCGCCGGGAAGCGGTATGA
- a CDS encoding choline ABC transporter substrate-binding protein — protein sequence MNRLISRCVLALSASAILSTNVMAADAASCQNVRMGVVNWTDVIATSAMTQVLLDGLGYKTKQTSASQQIIFAGIRDQRLDMFLGYWNPLMTQTITPFVDAKQVKVLDKPSLEDARATLAVPTYLADKGLKTFADIAKFEKELGGKIYGIEPGSGANTQIKAMIAKNQFGLGKFQLVESSEAGMLAAVDRAVRRKEAVVFFGWAPHPMNVNVAMTYLTGSDDALGPNEGMATVWSVTAPTYAEQCPNVHKLLNNLTFTAADESRMMQPLLDHKDALESAKQWLKDHPQDQQRWLEGVTTFDGKPAAANLQLTSK from the coding sequence ATGAACCGACTGATCAGCCGCTGCGTGCTCGCACTCAGCGCCAGCGCCATTTTGAGCACCAACGTGATGGCAGCCGATGCGGCTTCTTGCCAGAACGTGCGTATGGGCGTGGTGAACTGGACCGACGTAATCGCCACCAGCGCCATGACCCAAGTATTGCTCGACGGCCTCGGCTACAAGACCAAACAGACTAGCGCGTCCCAACAAATCATCTTCGCCGGGATCCGCGACCAGCGCCTGGACATGTTCCTGGGCTACTGGAACCCGCTGATGACCCAGACCATCACCCCGTTTGTCGACGCCAAGCAGGTCAAGGTGCTCGACAAGCCATCGCTGGAAGACGCCCGCGCGACATTGGCAGTGCCGACTTACCTGGCTGACAAAGGCCTGAAGACTTTCGCTGATATCGCCAAGTTTGAAAAAGAACTGGGCGGCAAGATCTACGGGATCGAGCCCGGCTCGGGCGCCAACACCCAGATCAAGGCGATGATCGCCAAGAACCAGTTTGGCCTCGGCAAGTTCCAACTGGTGGAATCCAGCGAGGCCGGCATGCTCGCCGCCGTGGACCGCGCGGTGCGCCGCAAGGAAGCCGTGGTGTTCTTCGGCTGGGCGCCGCACCCGATGAACGTCAACGTGGCGATGACTTACCTCACCGGCAGCGATGATGCGCTGGGCCCGAATGAAGGCATGGCCACCGTGTGGTCCGTCACCGCACCGACCTACGCCGAGCAATGCCCCAACGTGCACAAACTGCTCAACAACCTGACCTTCACCGCCGCTGATGAGAGCCGAATGATGCAGCCGCTGCTGGATCACAAGGACGCATTGGAGTCGGCCAAGCAATGGCTCAAGGACCACCCGCAAGACCAGCAGCGCTGGCTCGAAGGCGTGACCACCTTCGACGGCAAGCCCGCCGCCGCGAACCTGCAATTGACCAGCAAATAA
- a CDS encoding 3-keto-5-aminohexanoate cleavage protein, producing the protein MNHDVIITCALTGAGDTTARSPHVPVTPKQIAAAAVEAAKAGATVVHCHVRDPETGKFSRDVALYREVMERIREADIDIIVNLTAGMGGDLEIGGGENPMEFGPNTDLVGPLTRLAHVEALLPEICTLDCGTLNFGDGDTIYVSTPAQLRAGAKRIQELGVKAELEIFDTGHLWFAKQMIKEGLLDNPLFQLCLGIPWGAPADTTTMKAMVDNLPADAVWAGFGIGRMQMPMAAQAVLLGGNVRVGLEDNLWLDKGVLATNGQLVERASEILSRLGARVMTPAEGRVKMGLTKRG; encoded by the coding sequence ATGAACCACGACGTCATCATCACCTGCGCACTTACCGGTGCTGGCGACACGACCGCCAGAAGCCCTCACGTGCCGGTCACTCCCAAACAAATCGCTGCTGCGGCGGTGGAAGCGGCCAAGGCCGGCGCCACCGTGGTGCATTGCCACGTGCGTGACCCCGAAACCGGCAAGTTCAGCCGCGACGTGGCGCTGTACCGCGAAGTGATGGAGCGCATTCGCGAGGCGGACATCGACATCATCGTCAACCTCACCGCCGGCATGGGCGGCGACCTGGAAATTGGTGGAGGCGAGAACCCGATGGAGTTCGGTCCCAACACCGACCTGGTCGGCCCGCTGACTCGCCTGGCCCACGTGGAAGCGCTGCTGCCGGAAATCTGCACCCTCGATTGCGGCACCCTGAACTTCGGCGATGGCGACACCATCTACGTCTCCACCCCGGCCCAGCTGCGCGCGGGCGCCAAGCGGATTCAGGAGTTGGGCGTCAAAGCCGAACTGGAAATTTTCGACACCGGCCACCTGTGGTTCGCCAAGCAGATGATCAAGGAAGGCTTGCTCGACAACCCGCTGTTCCAGCTGTGCCTGGGCATCCCGTGGGGCGCACCGGCCGACACCACCACCATGAAGGCGATGGTCGACAACCTGCCGGCAGACGCGGTGTGGGCCGGCTTCGGGATTGGTCGCATGCAAATGCCGATGGCCGCGCAAGCGGTGCTGCTGGGCGGCAACGTGCGGGTCGGCCTGGAAGACAATCTGTGGCTGGACAAGGGCGTGCTCGCCACCAACGGCCAACTGGTGGAACGCGCCAGCGAGATCCTCAGCCGCCTGGGTGCGCGGGTCATGACCCCGGCCGAAGGCCGCGTGAAAATGGGCCTGACCAAGCGCGGCTGA
- a CDS encoding L-carnitine dehydrogenase: MSFITEIKTFAALGSGVIGSGWVSRALAHGLDVVAWDPAPGAEAALRKRVANAWGALEKQGLAPGASQDRLRFVATIEECVKDADFIQESAPERLELKLELHSKISAAAKPNALIGSSTSGLLPSEFYEGSTHPERCVVGHPFNPVYLLPLVEVVGGKNTAPEAIQAAIKVYESLGMRPLHVRKEVPGFIADRLLEALWREALHLVNDGVATTGEIDDAIRFGAGLRWSFMGTFLTYTLAGGDAGMRHFMAQFGPALQLPWTYLPAPELTDKLIDDVVDGTSEQLGTHSISALERYRDDCLLAVLEAVKTTKEKHGMTFAE, translated from the coding sequence ATGAGCTTTATCACTGAAATCAAAACCTTCGCAGCGCTGGGCAGCGGTGTTATCGGCAGCGGTTGGGTGTCCCGCGCCCTGGCCCACGGCCTGGACGTGGTGGCATGGGACCCGGCCCCCGGCGCCGAAGCGGCGCTGCGCAAACGTGTCGCGAATGCTTGGGGCGCCCTGGAAAAACAAGGCCTGGCACCGGGTGCCTCGCAAGACCGCCTGCGCTTTGTGGCCACCATTGAAGAGTGCGTGAAAGACGCCGACTTCATCCAGGAAAGCGCCCCGGAACGCCTGGAGCTGAAACTGGAATTGCACAGCAAAATCAGCGCGGCGGCCAAGCCGAATGCGTTGATTGGTTCCAGCACCTCGGGGCTGTTGCCGAGCGAGTTTTACGAAGGTTCCACCCACCCGGAACGCTGCGTGGTGGGCCACCCGTTCAACCCGGTTTACCTGTTGCCATTGGTGGAAGTGGTGGGCGGTAAAAACACTGCGCCAGAAGCGATTCAGGCGGCAATCAAGGTGTACGAGTCCCTCGGCATGCGTCCGCTGCATGTGCGCAAGGAAGTGCCAGGGTTTATCGCTGACCGTTTGCTGGAAGCCTTGTGGCGCGAGGCGTTGCACCTGGTGAACGACGGTGTGGCAACCACCGGCGAGATCGATGACGCGATTCGCTTTGGCGCGGGTTTGCGCTGGTCATTCATGGGCACGTTCCTGACCTATACCTTGGCAGGCGGCGATGCCGGGATGCGCCACTTCATGGCGCAATTCGGCCCGGCCTTGCAGTTGCCGTGGACTTATTTGCCGGCACCGGAACTGACCGACAAGTTGATTGACGATGTGGTGGATGGCACCAGCGAGCAGTTGGGCACACACAGCATTTCGGCGCTGGAGCGCTATCGTGATGATTGCCTGTTGGCGGTGCTGGAGGCGGTGAAGACCACCAAGGAAAAACACGGCATGACCTTCGCCGAATAA
- a CDS encoding thioesterase family protein, whose protein sequence is MPALTTYTTKILPEWVDYNGHLRDAFYLLIFSYATDALMDTLGLDSENREASGNSLFTLELHLNYLHEVKLGADVEVHTQLIAHDRKRLHLYHSLHLVGDEKELAGNEQMLLHVDLAGPHSAPFSEAVLGKLASISAEQIDLPRPALLGRVIGLPPQK, encoded by the coding sequence ATGCCCGCACTCACCACCTACACCACCAAGATCCTCCCCGAGTGGGTCGACTACAACGGCCACCTGCGCGATGCGTTCTACCTGCTGATCTTCAGCTACGCCACCGATGCACTGATGGACACCCTGGGCCTGGACAGCGAAAACCGCGAAGCCAGCGGCAACTCGCTGTTCACCCTCGAACTGCACCTCAACTACCTGCACGAAGTGAAGCTGGGCGCCGACGTCGAGGTGCACACCCAACTGATCGCCCACGACCGCAAGCGCCTGCACCTCTATCACAGCCTGCATCTGGTGGGCGACGAAAAGGAGCTGGCCGGCAACGAACAGATGCTGCTGCACGTCGACCTTGCCGGGCCGCATTCGGCACCGTTCAGCGAGGCGGTGCTGGGCAAGCTCGCAAGCATCAGCGCCGAACAGATCGACCTGCCCAGGCCCGCCCTGCTCGGCCGCGTGATTGGACTGCCACCCCAAAAATAA
- a CDS encoding gamma-butyrobetaine dioxygenase, which translates to MQTAAAVADFRTYPLISDLADVQVHSDHLNVEWADGRVSPFHHQWLRDNCPCPACVYSVTREQVLEIVDVDENLTAVSARIEQGLLTVEWRGGHRSRYDPGWLRAHAYDDESRAERRAAKPKSRLWDRTFELPVFDYAALMEDPKALLQWLLALRDSGLTQVRGVPTEPGSLALIAKRISFIRESNFGVLFNVQSKADADSNAYTAFNLPLHSDLPTRELQPGLQFLHCLVNDADGGESIFVDGFAIARALRDEDPEAFRALCEIPVEFRNKDRHSDYRRLAPIIALDALGDVAEIRMANFLRGPFEAPAAQMPLLYRAYRRFIAMTREARFRLVKRLNPGELWCFDNRRTLHARNAFDPASGARHFQGCYIDRDELLSRILVLQR; encoded by the coding sequence ATGCAAACCGCCGCCGCTGTTGCCGACTTCCGTACGTACCCGCTGATCAGCGACCTTGCCGATGTGCAGGTGCACAGCGATCACCTCAACGTGGAATGGGCCGACGGGCGGGTCAGCCCGTTTCATCACCAATGGCTGCGGGACAACTGCCCCTGCCCTGCCTGCGTCTACAGCGTGACCCGTGAACAGGTGCTGGAAATCGTCGACGTGGACGAAAACCTCACGGCGGTCAGCGCCCGCATTGAGCAGGGTTTGCTGACGGTGGAATGGCGTGGTGGGCATCGCAGCCGATACGATCCCGGCTGGCTGCGGGCACACGCCTACGACGATGAATCCCGCGCCGAACGCCGAGCCGCCAAGCCAAAATCGCGGCTGTGGGACCGTACTTTCGAGCTGCCCGTCTTTGACTACGCAGCACTGATGGAAGACCCGAAAGCGCTGCTGCAATGGTTGCTGGCGTTGCGTGACAGCGGCCTCACCCAAGTGCGTGGCGTGCCCACCGAACCCGGCTCGCTGGCGTTGATCGCCAAGCGCATTTCGTTTATCCGCGAGAGCAATTTCGGCGTGCTGTTCAACGTGCAATCCAAGGCCGATGCCGACAGCAACGCCTACACGGCATTCAACTTGCCGCTGCACAGTGATTTGCCGACGCGAGAGCTGCAACCCGGGCTGCAATTCCTGCACTGCCTGGTGAACGACGCCGACGGTGGCGAGAGTATTTTTGTCGATGGTTTTGCCATTGCGCGGGCGCTGCGGGACGAAGACCCGGAAGCCTTTCGCGCGTTGTGCGAGATCCCAGTGGAGTTTCGCAACAAGGACCGTCACAGCGACTATCGCCGGCTGGCGCCGATCATCGCGCTGGATGCCTTGGGTGACGTCGCCGAGATTCGCATGGCCAACTTTCTGCGCGGGCCGTTCGAGGCGCCAGCCGCGCAGATGCCGTTGCTGTATCGCGCCTATCGCCGGTTTATCGCAATGACCCGGGAAGCGCGCTTTCGGTTGGTCAAACGGCTGAATCCGGGCGAGCTGTGGTGTTTCGATAACCGCCGCACGTTGCATGCGCGTAATGCGTTTGACCCGGCATCCGGCGCGCGGCATTTCCAGGGCTGCTACATCGACCGGGATGAACTGCTGTCCAGGATATTGGTGTTGCAGAGGTAG
- a CDS encoding GlxA family transcriptional regulator, whose protein sequence is MTSFNSGAQPQNRAPQSIGFLLLDNFTLISLASAVEPLRMANQLSGRELYRWTTLSVDGNQVWASDGLQITPDASMHKAPALDTVIVCGGVGIQRTVTREHVSWLQSQARQSRRLGAVCTGSWALACAGLLDGFDCSVHWECLASMQEAFPRVAMSTRLFTLDRNRFTSSGGTAPLDMMLHLISRDHGRELSAAISEMFVYERIRNEQDHQRVPLKHMLGTNQPKLQEIVALMEANLEEPIDLDELAVYVAVSRRQLERLFQKYLHCSPSRYYLKLRLIRARQLLKQTPMSIIEVASVCGFVSTPHFSKCYREYFGIPPRDERVGSNTTQQVAMMPIPQALVLSPLSGPLSALSQARNESTFASVRL, encoded by the coding sequence ATGACGTCGTTCAACTCCGGGGCTCAACCCCAGAACCGTGCGCCTCAATCCATCGGCTTTTTGCTGCTGGACAATTTCACGCTGATTTCCCTGGCCTCCGCAGTCGAACCCCTGCGCATGGCCAACCAACTCTCCGGCCGCGAGCTGTATCGCTGGACGACGTTGAGTGTGGACGGAAACCAGGTGTGGGCCAGCGACGGTCTGCAAATCACCCCCGATGCCTCCATGCACAAAGCGCCGGCCCTGGACACGGTGATTGTCTGCGGCGGCGTAGGCATCCAGCGCACCGTAACCCGTGAACATGTGTCGTGGCTGCAAAGCCAGGCGCGTCAGTCTCGGCGCCTTGGTGCGGTGTGCACCGGCAGTTGGGCCCTGGCTTGCGCCGGCCTGCTGGATGGTTTTGATTGCAGCGTGCACTGGGAATGCCTGGCGTCGATGCAGGAAGCCTTCCCTCGCGTGGCCATGAGCACCCGCCTGTTCACCCTCGACCGCAACCGCTTCACCAGTTCGGGTGGCACAGCACCGCTGGACATGATGCTGCACCTGATCAGCCGCGACCACGGCCGTGAATTGTCGGCGGCGATCTCCGAGATGTTTGTGTACGAACGCATTCGCAACGAACAGGATCACCAGCGTGTGCCGCTCAAGCACATGCTCGGCACCAACCAGCCGAAGTTGCAGGAAATCGTCGCGCTGATGGAGGCCAACCTGGAAGAGCCGATCGACCTGGATGAACTGGCGGTGTACGTCGCGGTTTCCCGGCGGCAGCTGGAGCGGTTGTTCCAGAAATACCTGCACTGTTCGCCGTCGCGCTACTACCTCAAGTTGCGCCTGATTCGTGCGCGGCAGTTGCTCAAGCAAACACCGATGTCGATCATCGAAGTGGCGTCGGTGTGCGGGTTTGTCTCCACGCCGCACTTCTCCAAATGCTACCGCGAGTACTTCGGCATTCCGCCGCGCGATGAGCGCGTGGGTTCCAATACCACGCAGCAAGTGGCGATGATGCCGATTCCGCAGGCGCTGGTGTTGTCACCGTTGTCGGGGCCGTTGTCGGCGTTGAGCCAGGCGCGCAATGAGTCGACGTTTGCCAGCGTAAGGCTCTAA
- a CDS encoding L-serine ammonia-lyase, producing the protein MAISVFDLFKIGIGPSSSHTVGPMRAAALFVQGLRERAVLEQVRRVEVQLYGSLSATGIGHGSDNAVIMGLMGEWPDAIDPSQIGLRIETLRETNTLLLDGHLPVPFLWSRDMRLIDENLPFHPNAMTLLVFGDDAELHRDTYYSVGGGFVVDEAQAKSGVADMDRTELPYDFSSAVELLQLCKTHNLRVAELMLANEKTWRPEDEIRSGLMKLWRAMQDCVEQGLKHEGILPGGLNVRRRAAKLHRSLQELGKPNVIGSTLSAMEWVNLFALAVNEENAAGGRMVTAPTNGAAGIIPAVLHYFMKFSEVVTEANVVDYFLAAAAVGILCKKNASISGAEVGCQGEVGSACAMAAAGLAEILGATPEQLCNAAEIGLEHNLGLTCDPVGGLVQVPCIERNAIAAVKAINAAQMALRGDGQHFISLDRVIRTMRDTGADMHDKYKETSRGGLAVSAVEC; encoded by the coding sequence ATGGCTATCAGCGTTTTCGACCTGTTCAAGATCGGCATTGGGCCTTCGAGTTCTCACACCGTCGGCCCCATGCGCGCCGCGGCGTTATTCGTTCAAGGACTGCGTGAACGTGCTGTGTTGGAACAAGTAAGGCGCGTCGAAGTTCAGCTGTATGGCTCCTTGTCGGCCACGGGCATCGGCCACGGCAGCGATAACGCGGTGATCATGGGCCTGATGGGCGAGTGGCCCGATGCGATCGATCCGTCGCAGATCGGCCTGCGCATCGAGACCCTGCGCGAGACCAACACATTGCTGCTGGACGGGCATTTACCGGTGCCTTTCCTGTGGTCACGGGACATGCGTTTGATCGACGAAAACCTGCCCTTCCATCCCAACGCCATGACGCTGCTGGTGTTCGGTGATGACGCTGAGTTGCACCGCGACACCTACTACTCCGTAGGCGGCGGCTTTGTAGTGGATGAAGCCCAGGCCAAAAGCGGCGTGGCAGACATGGACCGCACCGAGCTGCCGTATGATTTCTCCAGTGCCGTGGAGCTGCTGCAGCTGTGCAAGACCCACAACCTGCGGGTCGCTGAACTGATGTTGGCGAATGAAAAAACCTGGCGCCCGGAAGATGAGATCCGCAGCGGCCTGATGAAACTCTGGCGCGCCATGCAGGATTGCGTGGAGCAGGGCCTGAAACACGAAGGCATCCTGCCGGGCGGTCTCAACGTGCGCCGGCGCGCGGCCAAGTTGCACCGCAGCTTGCAGGAGTTGGGCAAACCGAACGTGATCGGCTCCACCTTAAGCGCCATGGAATGGGTGAACCTGTTCGCCCTGGCCGTGAACGAAGAAAACGCTGCCGGCGGGCGTATGGTCACTGCACCCACCAATGGCGCGGCGGGGATCATCCCGGCGGTGTTGCACTACTTTATGAAGTTCAGTGAAGTGGTGACCGAAGCCAACGTGGTCGACTACTTCCTGGCGGCTGCGGCGGTGGGCATCCTGTGCAAAAAGAACGCCTCGATCTCCGGTGCCGAAGTGGGCTGCCAGGGCGAAGTCGGCTCGGCGTGCGCCATGGCGGCGGCGGGGTTGGCAGAGATTCTGGGGGCCACCCCGGAGCAACTGTGCAACGCCGCCGAGATTGGCCTGGAACACAACCTGGGCCTGACCTGCGACCCAGTGGGCGGGCTGGTGCAAGTGCCGTGCATCGAGCGTAATGCGATTGCTGCGGTGAAGGCGATCAACGCCGCGCAAATGGCACTGCGCGGCGATGGACAGCACTTTATCTCCCTGGATCGGGTGATCCGCACCATGCGCGATACCGGCGCGGACATGCACGACAAGTACAAGGAAACGTCGCGGGGTGGGTTGGCGGTGAGTGCTGTGGAGTGTTGA